One Hippoglossus hippoglossus isolate fHipHip1 chromosome 13, fHipHip1.pri, whole genome shotgun sequence genomic window carries:
- the c1qtnf5 gene encoding complement C1q tumor necrosis factor-related protein 5, with protein sequence MTSLGWLSLLHSLLVLQVHWSNQLEDNKIPPSLCTGHPGIPGSPGVHGSAGQPGRDGRDGRDAAPAERGEKGDRGDSGETGARGLTGDNGDLGQKGERGQQGECAVAPKSAFSAKLSEGHTLPLTVGDALCFDKILLNEQGDYSTETGRFTCKVPGVYYFSVHATVYRASLQFDLMKNGHTVASYFQYYGNWPKPGSLSGGSLLHLVPGDQVWVQMALSEYNGFYSSTKTDSTFTGFLVYSEWKNSAVFA encoded by the exons ATGACCTCACTCGGGTGGTTATCCTTGTTGCACTCACTCCTTGTCCTACAAGTCCACTGGTCCAACCAGTTAGAGGACAACAAGATCCCACCCAGTCTGTGTACGGGTCACCCTGGTATCCCGGGCTCTCCTGGAGTTCATGGCAGTGCTGGTCAGCCAGGAAGAGATGGGAGGGACGGGAGAGATGCTGCTCCCGccgagaggggagagaaaggggaCAGGGGAgactcag GTGAGACAGGAGCACGGGGCCTGACCGGAGACAATGGCGACCTAGGGCAGAAGGGGGAGAGGGGCCAACAAGGCGAGTGCGCCGTGGCCCCCAAATCAGCCTTCAGTGCCAAACTATCTGAGGGCCACACTCTACCCCTCACTGTGGGCGACGCTCTGTGCTTTGACAAGATCCTGCTGAATGAACAGGGCGACTACAGCACTGAGACCGGACGCTTCACCTGCAAAGTCCCTGGAGTGTATTACTTCAGCGTCCACGCCACAGTTTACCGTGCCAGCCTGCAGTTTGACCTGATGAAGAACGGACACACGGTGGCATCTTATTTTCAGTATTATGGAAACTGGCCCAAACCGGGGTCACTGTCTGGCGGCTCCCTGCTCCACCTTGTCCCTGGTGACCAGGTGTGGGTCCAGATGGCTCTGTCAGAGTACAACGGGTTTTACTCCAGCACCAAGACAGACAGCACCTTCACCGGCTTCCTGGTGTACTCCGAATGGAAGaactctgctgtgtttgcatgA